The Sulfuricurvum sp. IAE1 DNA segment ATCCTCCGGGCTCTTCTACCGGCCGGCAGCATAAGCGGAACACCAAAGAAAAAAACGGTCGAAATTATCGAGGAAACCGAAGGGTACGAGCGGGGATATTTTACCGGCGTTTTCGGTTATTTTGACGGAGAGAAACTCTACAGTGCCGTTACCATTCGGTACATCGAACGTGATCGGCACGGAGAGCTTTTCTACAAAAGCGGAGGCGGAATCACCGCCGAAAGCAACTGGCAGAGCGAATACGACGAGATGATCGACAAAATCTACATCCCCTAGCGCAACGAGACGTCTTTTTTCATTTTTTCAAATGTCTTGGGACCAATCCCTTTGACGTTAACGAGTTCGGAGACATTTTTAAAACCGCCGTGCGATTTTCGGTACTTGATGATTTCCTGGGCTTTGGTCGGGCCGA contains these protein-coding regions:
- a CDS encoding helix-hairpin-helix domain-containing protein, producing the protein MLKLLFLLFLFVSVAFGAININKANSAQLQTLKGIGPTKAQEIIKYRKSHGGFKNVSELVNVKGIGPKTFEKMKKDVSLR